From one Suicoccus acidiformans genomic stretch:
- a CDS encoding FAD-dependent oxidoreductase: MTEAYYDVVVVGSGASGMAAAVQAIDDGLSVLLLEKGRTIGGSSNYTEGMFAIGSNMQKEAGIEISKAQMLEEEMHYSNYRADSSIWEKYIDNSAATVNWLQEHGVEFDRVQGMGAGVKSWHIYKGFGDTVIVDTLLPYLESKGATILTQHAGCKIHKDNDGKVYAIDVKDVVTDKIKHIETKAVVLATGGYLDNPEMVKDYTHYDTERLIPVSCGKDTGDGLRMGWEVGGKETGMGTLMLFGGYLDDPNRPAYELMRSQMCVAAGQQPLFWVNERGNRFVNEEVIYNFSQAGNALYTQEKVYSILDQGVIDLMATDGNFMGLGVYIERGDKMDELQVEIESAVKAKKPYLRVADSIEDLAEQINVPVENLVAAVERYNKDAEAGEDSQFGKPAEYMVPLSTGPFYAFELSVGSFCSMGGLKINNNNEVLNEDGVQIPGLYAVGNDASGLVGDTYGPDKPGSCVGYAFYSGRNAALNIKEYVG, translated from the coding sequence ATGACTGAAGCATATTATGATGTTGTAGTAGTAGGTTCTGGGGCATCAGGAATGGCTGCAGCTGTTCAAGCGATAGATGACGGCCTTTCAGTCCTTTTGCTTGAGAAAGGTCGAACAATTGGTGGTTCTTCTAATTATACAGAGGGCATGTTTGCAATTGGTTCTAACATGCAGAAAGAAGCTGGCATTGAAATTAGTAAAGCGCAAATGCTTGAAGAGGAAATGCACTACTCTAATTATCGTGCGGATTCCAGTATTTGGGAGAAATACATCGATAACAGTGCAGCAACCGTAAACTGGCTACAAGAACATGGCGTGGAATTCGACCGTGTCCAAGGAATGGGTGCTGGTGTTAAATCATGGCATATTTATAAAGGCTTTGGTGACACTGTGATTGTTGATACGCTTTTACCTTATTTAGAAAGTAAGGGAGCGACTATTCTAACGCAACATGCCGGCTGTAAAATTCATAAAGATAATGATGGCAAAGTATATGCTATAGATGTGAAAGATGTGGTTACCGATAAGATTAAGCATATTGAAACAAAAGCAGTCGTATTAGCAACTGGGGGATACTTAGATAATCCAGAGATGGTGAAGGATTATACACATTATGATACTGAACGTTTAATTCCGGTAAGCTGTGGTAAAGATACGGGCGACGGCTTACGGATGGGCTGGGAAGTAGGCGGCAAGGAGACTGGCATGGGTACATTGATGCTTTTCGGAGGCTATTTAGATGATCCGAATCGTCCTGCTTACGAATTAATGCGCTCCCAAATGTGTGTGGCAGCAGGTCAACAACCTCTTTTCTGGGTAAATGAGCGTGGAAACCGCTTCGTCAATGAGGAGGTAATATATAATTTCTCTCAAGCGGGGAATGCTTTATATACTCAAGAGAAAGTGTATAGTATTCTCGACCAAGGAGTTATCGACTTAATGGCTACTGATGGTAACTTCATGGGGCTTGGAGTATATATTGAACGCGGCGATAAGATGGATGAGCTTCAAGTTGAAATTGAGTCTGCCGTAAAAGCCAAGAAACCTTACTTACGTGTGGCAGATTCCATCGAAGATTTAGCTGAGCAGATAAATGTACCTGTTGAGAATCTGGTCGCTGCTGTAGAGCGTTATAATAAAGACGCTGAAGCTGGAGAAGATAGTCAATTTGGAAAACCAGCTGAATATATGGTTCCCCTCTCGACTGGACCTTTCTATGCCTTTGAATTATCTGTTGGCTCCTTCTGTTCCATGGGAGGATTGAAAATTAATAACAATAATGAAGTGTTAAATGAAGACGGTGTACAAATTCCAGGCTTGTATGCGGTTGGTAATGATGCGAGTGGTTTAGTCGGGGATACTTATGGTCCTGATAAGCCAGGCTCATGCGTTGGTTACGCCTTCTATTCAGGACGTAACGCCGCATTGAATATTAAAGAGTATGTAGGTTAA
- a CDS encoding TetR family transcriptional regulator — protein MKTKRLILLALEELLDKFRFDEITVIQLANQAAISRATFYRHFTDKYEVANWYYRLKAEAVFQDERNKTPYDIFYGLSKFMGEDDKNFMQVMMNQKDDQNSFFNFVSNTFYDFWKQKYESKMARELTTQEAFDLAVWSLGGAEVWKHKLNNEVIDPQEMGELFDKSMPLWLVNVSE, from the coding sequence TTGAAAACTAAACGACTCATCTTATTAGCCCTTGAAGAGTTACTCGACAAATTTCGCTTTGATGAAATAACTGTCATCCAACTTGCTAACCAAGCAGCTATTTCACGTGCGACTTTCTATCGTCACTTTACTGACAAATATGAAGTCGCAAATTGGTACTATCGCCTGAAAGCAGAGGCGGTTTTCCAAGATGAAAGGAATAAGACACCTTATGATATATTCTACGGCTTATCCAAGTTCATGGGAGAGGATGATAAGAACTTCATGCAAGTCATGATGAATCAAAAAGATGACCAAAATAGCTTCTTTAACTTCGTATCAAATACTTTTTATGATTTTTGGAAACAGAAATATGAGTCTAAAATGGCGCGTGAACTCACAACGCAAGAAGCTTTTGACCTAGCTGTATGGTCGCTTGGCGGCGCTGAAGTTTGGAAACATAAACTTAACAACGAGGTGATAGATCCCCAAGAAATGGGTGAGTTATTTGATAAGTCCATGCCTCTTTGGTTGGTGAATGTGAGTGAATAA